Proteins encoded together in one Pontiella desulfatans window:
- a CDS encoding sulfatase family protein — translation MSRIVAWVLAGLVSASVAAPRPNIVLIYGDDVGFGDVGAYGSEMIPTPNIDRLAAEGLRFTDGHCTSATCSPSRFSMLTGVYAFRHKVSILPPNAPLSIPTDITTLPKMLQRAGYKTGVIGKWHLGIGAKEVPTDWNGAVKPGPLEIGFDYSFLLPSTNDRVPCVYLKNHHVVGLDPKDPLFVERKLADVRKHAGSTQYPDAKETPEAMTYYKSSHGHNNSVINGIGRIGFMAGGASALWNDETMADEFVKEAKNYIAENKDRPFFLYFASQDIHVPRAPHPRFQGSTQLGYRGDAMVQFDWSTGEIMKALEENGLTENTIVIFSSDNGPVYDDGYDDGTVVKTSSEEVDRGHDGSGIWRGGKYQIYEGGTRVPFIVRWPARIKPGVSAALVNQVDLMGSFAALLGEELADDEGIDSRNTLAALLGEERNGLPFMVEEAGGKRALRRGEWKYIQAYKHNKKGVPAQLFNLANDPGEQDDLIKTHPEKAEAMAGELEDLLKSKRMR, via the coding sequence ATGAGTAGAATAGTTGCATGGGTCTTGGCGGGATTGGTTTCCGCTTCGGTGGCCGCGCCGCGGCCGAACATTGTATTGATCTATGGCGATGATGTTGGATTTGGCGATGTGGGGGCCTATGGCTCGGAAATGATCCCGACGCCAAATATTGACCGGCTCGCGGCGGAGGGGTTGCGTTTTACGGATGGCCATTGCACGTCGGCCACCTGTTCGCCGTCGCGCTTCTCGATGCTGACGGGCGTCTATGCCTTCCGGCACAAGGTGAGCATCCTGCCGCCCAATGCTCCGCTCTCGATCCCGACCGACATCACCACGTTGCCCAAAATGTTGCAGCGGGCGGGCTACAAAACCGGCGTGATCGGCAAATGGCATCTGGGTATCGGGGCCAAGGAGGTGCCGACGGATTGGAATGGTGCCGTGAAGCCGGGGCCGCTGGAAATCGGGTTCGACTATTCCTTCCTGCTGCCTTCCACCAACGACCGGGTGCCTTGCGTCTATCTGAAGAACCACCACGTGGTGGGGCTCGATCCAAAGGATCCACTTTTCGTGGAGCGGAAATTGGCTGACGTTCGGAAGCATGCGGGCAGCACGCAATATCCCGACGCCAAGGAAACGCCCGAGGCAATGACCTACTACAAAAGCTCGCACGGCCACAACAATAGCGTGATCAACGGCATCGGCCGCATTGGCTTCATGGCCGGCGGAGCGTCTGCGCTTTGGAACGATGAAACCATGGCCGATGAATTCGTGAAGGAAGCAAAAAACTACATTGCGGAAAACAAGGACCGTCCGTTTTTCCTCTACTTCGCCTCGCAGGACATCCACGTGCCGCGCGCTCCGCACCCGCGTTTCCAGGGCTCAACCCAGCTCGGCTACCGTGGCGACGCGATGGTGCAGTTCGACTGGTCGACCGGCGAAATCATGAAGGCCCTGGAGGAAAACGGGCTGACCGAAAACACCATCGTGATTTTTTCGAGCGACAACGGCCCCGTCTACGACGATGGCTACGATGACGGAACCGTGGTAAAAACCTCGTCCGAAGAAGTGGACCGGGGCCACGATGGATCCGGGATCTGGCGCGGCGGGAAATACCAGATCTATGAAGGCGGAACGCGGGTGCCGTTCATTGTCCGCTGGCCGGCGCGCATCAAGCCCGGTGTGTCCGCCGCGTTGGTGAACCAGGTGGACCTGATGGGTTCCTTTGCCGCGTTGCTCGGGGAGGAGCTGGCCGACGACGAAGGCATCGATAGCCGGAATACGCTGGCTGCCTTGCTGGGCGAAGAGCGCAACGGCCTGCCCTTCATGGTCGAGGAGGCCGGAGGCAAGCGCGCCCTGCGCCGGGGGGAATGGAAATATATCCAGGCCTACAAGCACAATAAAAAGGGGGTTCCCGCACAGCTTTTCAATCTGGCCAACGACCCAGGAGAGCAGGACGATTTGATCAAGACGCATCCGGAAAAGGCGGAGGCCATGGCGGGCGAACTTGAGGATCTGTTGAAAAGCAAACGGATGCGTTAG
- a CDS encoding sulfatase family protein gives MKHIMLNGLAVAAAATAVFAAEQPNIVIILNDDQGYQDLGCYGSPDIKTPNVDRLAREGMRFTDFYVASCVCSASRAALLTGCYPSKIGVPGVFFPNRGHKGLAPEHVTIAEVLKGVGYSTKAVGKWHLGDHVEFLPTNQGFDSYYGIPYSNDMYPAKEMKYADGCLFREGMDFKALDDAFAGKSNNGNPRSMKDKVPLMRNEECIEFPADQSTITRRYADEGIQFISESVKAGNPFFLYLANSMPHTPLFASPDFKGKSARGLYGDVIEEIDHNTGRILNHLKQLGVDKDTIVVFTSDNGPWLVKGAHGGCALPLFEGKMTRFEGGQRVPAIIRWPGKVPAGSACSEMALTMDLLPTLAQVTGAALPAQQPLAGKNIMDLLTAKKGAKTPHEYFFFGDLAVRSGDWKYHKKEIFKVKDTKRESKAPTLYNLADDIGESKNVINDHPEIAERLAQALEAHNR, from the coding sequence ATGAAACACATTATGTTGAATGGACTTGCCGTAGCCGCCGCAGCAACCGCGGTCTTTGCGGCGGAGCAACCGAACATTGTCATTATCCTGAACGACGACCAGGGCTATCAGGATCTGGGGTGCTATGGCTCGCCGGATATCAAGACGCCGAACGTGGACCGGCTGGCCCGCGAAGGGATGCGCTTTACGGATTTCTATGTGGCGTCGTGCGTTTGCTCGGCCTCGCGCGCGGCTCTGCTGACGGGATGCTATCCGAGTAAGATCGGCGTACCCGGGGTCTTTTTCCCGAACCGGGGGCACAAGGGGCTTGCGCCGGAGCATGTGACGATTGCCGAGGTGCTGAAGGGGGTCGGCTATTCCACCAAGGCGGTCGGCAAGTGGCACCTGGGGGATCATGTGGAGTTTTTGCCGACCAACCAGGGCTTCGATTCCTACTATGGCATTCCCTACAGCAACGATATGTATCCGGCCAAGGAAATGAAATATGCGGACGGATGCCTGTTCCGCGAAGGGATGGATTTCAAGGCCTTGGATGACGCTTTTGCCGGGAAGTCCAACAATGGAAACCCCCGATCCATGAAGGACAAGGTTCCGCTGATGCGCAACGAAGAGTGCATCGAGTTCCCGGCCGACCAATCCACCATAACCCGTCGCTATGCCGATGAAGGCATCCAGTTCATCAGCGAAAGCGTTAAGGCCGGCAACCCCTTCTTCCTCTATCTGGCCAACTCGATGCCGCACACGCCGCTGTTTGCCTCGCCCGACTTCAAGGGCAAGAGCGCGCGCGGGCTCTATGGCGATGTGATCGAGGAGATCGACCACAACACCGGGCGCATCCTGAACCATTTGAAACAACTGGGTGTGGATAAAGACACTATCGTGGTTTTCACCTCCGACAATGGCCCTTGGCTGGTCAAGGGGGCTCATGGCGGTTGCGCCCTTCCGTTGTTTGAAGGCAAGATGACGCGCTTCGAGGGCGGGCAGCGGGTTCCGGCGATCATACGGTGGCCCGGCAAGGTTCCGGCGGGTAGCGCCTGCTCGGAAATGGCGCTGACCATGGATCTGTTGCCGACCTTGGCGCAGGTTACGGGGGCGGCGCTTCCGGCCCAGCAACCGCTTGCCGGAAAAAACATCATGGATCTGCTCACCGCGAAAAAGGGCGCAAAGACGCCGCATGAATATTTCTTTTTCGGCGACCTCGCGGTGCGCAGTGGCGACTGGAAATACCACAAGAAGGAAATCTTCAAGGTCAAGGACACCAAGCGGGAATCCAAGGCCCCGACGCTCTACAATCTGGCGGATGACATTGGCGAAAGCAAAAACGTGATCAACGATCATCCGGAAATTGCGGAACGCCTGGCCCAGGCCCTCGAAGCCCACAACCGGTAG
- a CDS encoding glycosyl hydrolase 115 family protein has product MKYQTRTFLLLIVVAFAGQLLFAAPASLKINGDTPWVVMEKDYENPAIQEAIRDAERDWYKVFGIPPVVFKDNPRNSWDGAIIVFGSKANTAHLLDAEVPEGKEQHRLFPVKVKNNPAIAAIGSDTRGTVFAIYTFCERVLGIDPMYVFTDQVPARRGEIAFTRDHAYCSKAPTFENRGWFINDEELHDGMHRDPLGGNVISMEWMDKILETLLRCKGNMIIPESSPYPDATVYDLCKRRDVIITHHHIAPLGLNMMNWPKGVPFSYITHKDILEDAWRKAALAQADKKVAWIVGFRGESDGAFWHSDPATPKDDAGRAAVIAEAMQKQTDIIREIDPDATIVAALWNELGRFYNDGLLKVPDGVCKMFADDGRGYMRDKGDGSDLDAGDGLYYHVMMMMNTQNRTTEAVPPARFYSELRRYVEKGATRYAIINVSGIRPAAMSVEAITDFLWDAEPALAKSPDEAMKEYLTAWYAKAFSPQLATELAELRLQYYDIPYMREKMPVQGRWRGARAEHLLQYLTQEMLKKYAAAVEKGEDLRAIDGFDKQFSQAREPLAETAEFFPGLWAQTKKLEKQIPPDRRLFYQAHFTYQVAVHMHSCRMLALVNRAFDQYLRDRNPQAFAGNLQGALAELELVIAEAHKAEYGIWDTMFMHVRLMDIWRTRLILKQTIARIEGKPFTSATRGYMNGSFWGSAQAYMEHGDGVYPYFHKHSGRGLEVLENGEVFKKTVRQQPRRASDLIQDERFNSQHAYSIVPDGFTKNAVLWTDRKYTVGEVPAELEGATLIQTPMQDRGSDRDDLITFKLKKDCTVYVALKDEVRNLPAWLASWEETGWSVDARNHLLLYGKTFKAGETVVLGSILNSGVSAMYGVVVKAL; this is encoded by the coding sequence ATGAAATATCAGACGCGTACCTTTTTGCTCCTTATCGTCGTTGCCTTCGCCGGGCAGCTGCTGTTCGCCGCGCCCGCCTCCTTGAAAATCAACGGTGATACACCGTGGGTGGTCATGGAGAAGGATTACGAAAACCCGGCGATCCAGGAAGCCATCCGCGATGCCGAGCGCGATTGGTACAAGGTGTTCGGCATTCCGCCGGTGGTCTTCAAGGATAATCCACGCAACTCCTGGGATGGGGCAATCATCGTTTTTGGATCCAAGGCGAACACGGCGCACTTGCTCGATGCCGAGGTTCCTGAGGGCAAGGAGCAGCATCGGCTGTTCCCGGTGAAAGTGAAAAACAATCCGGCCATTGCCGCGATCGGCTCCGACACCCGTGGCACGGTCTTTGCCATCTATACCTTTTGCGAGCGGGTGCTCGGCATCGACCCAATGTATGTCTTCACCGACCAGGTTCCGGCGCGGCGCGGGGAAATCGCCTTTACCCGTGATCATGCCTATTGCTCCAAGGCACCGACCTTCGAAAACCGCGGGTGGTTCATCAACGACGAGGAGCTGCACGATGGCATGCACCGCGATCCGCTGGGCGGGAACGTGATTTCCATGGAATGGATGGACAAGATTCTCGAAACCCTGCTGCGCTGCAAGGGCAACATGATTATCCCGGAGTCTTCGCCCTATCCGGACGCGACCGTCTACGACCTGTGCAAGCGGCGCGATGTCATCATTACCCACCATCATATCGCGCCGCTGGGCTTGAACATGATGAACTGGCCGAAGGGTGTGCCGTTCTCCTACATCACGCACAAGGACATTCTCGAAGATGCGTGGCGCAAGGCCGCGCTGGCGCAGGCCGACAAGAAGGTCGCCTGGATCGTCGGCTTCCGCGGGGAGTCCGACGGCGCCTTCTGGCATAGCGATCCCGCTACCCCCAAGGACGATGCCGGCCGTGCGGCGGTGATTGCGGAAGCCATGCAGAAACAGACGGACATCATTCGGGAAATCGATCCGGATGCAACCATCGTTGCCGCCCTGTGGAATGAACTCGGAAGGTTCTATAACGACGGTCTGCTGAAGGTTCCGGACGGGGTTTGCAAAATGTTTGCCGACGATGGCCGGGGGTATATGCGCGACAAAGGGGACGGCTCTGATCTTGATGCGGGCGACGGGCTCTACTACCACGTCATGATGATGATGAACACCCAGAACCGCACCACGGAGGCTGTTCCGCCCGCCCGTTTCTACAGTGAACTCCGGCGCTATGTGGAAAAGGGCGCCACCCGATACGCCATCATCAACGTCAGCGGCATCCGGCCGGCCGCGATGTCGGTCGAAGCCATTACCGATTTCCTTTGGGATGCCGAGCCCGCGCTGGCCAAGAGCCCGGATGAGGCGATGAAGGAGTATCTCACGGCGTGGTATGCCAAGGCGTTTTCCCCGCAGTTGGCGACTGAACTGGCCGAGCTGCGCCTGCAGTATTACGACATTCCCTACATGCGCGAAAAGATGCCGGTGCAGGGGCGTTGGCGGGGTGCCCGCGCGGAGCACCTGCTTCAATACCTGACGCAGGAAATGCTCAAGAAATATGCCGCGGCGGTGGAGAAGGGGGAGGATCTCCGGGCCATCGACGGCTTTGACAAACAGTTCAGCCAGGCCAGGGAACCCTTGGCGGAAACCGCGGAGTTTTTCCCGGGGCTCTGGGCGCAAACCAAGAAACTGGAAAAACAGATTCCGCCGGATCGCAGGTTATTCTACCAGGCGCACTTCACCTACCAGGTGGCCGTCCATATGCATTCCTGCAGGATGCTCGCGCTCGTGAACCGCGCGTTCGACCAATATCTGCGCGACCGCAACCCGCAGGCCTTTGCCGGGAACCTGCAGGGGGCGCTGGCGGAGCTGGAACTCGTCATTGCCGAGGCGCACAAGGCGGAGTATGGCATTTGGGATACGATGTTCATGCATGTCCGCCTGATGGATATCTGGCGCACGCGCCTGATCCTGAAACAGACGATTGCCCGGATCGAAGGCAAGCCGTTCACCTCGGCCACCCGCGGCTACATGAACGGTTCGTTCTGGGGGTCGGCCCAGGCATACATGGAGCACGGCGACGGCGTCTATCCCTATTTTCATAAGCATTCCGGCCGAGGGTTGGAGGTGTTGGAAAACGGCGAGGTGTTCAAGAAGACCGTTCGGCAACAACCCCGCCGGGCCAGCGACCTGATTCAGGATGAAAGGTTCAACTCGCAACATGCCTACTCGATCGTTCCGGACGGCTTCACCAAGAATGCCGTCCTTTGGACCGACAGAAAATACACCGTGGGCGAGGTGCCTGCGGAGCTTGAGGGCGCAACCCTGATCCAGACCCCCATGCAGGACCGGGGAAGCGACCGCGACGACCTCATCACCTTCAAGCTGAAAAAGGACTGCACGGTCTATGTGGCGTTGAAGGATGAAGTACGAAACCTCCCGGCCTGGCTTGCAAGCTGGGAGGAAACGGGTTGGTCGGTTGATGCCAGAAATCATCTGTTGCTCTACGGGAAAACCTTCAAGGCTGGCGAAACCGTCGTACTCGGCTCCATTCTCAACAGCGGGGTCTCCGCCATGTACGGCGTGGTGGTCAAGGCGCTGTAA
- a CDS encoding PaaX family transcriptional regulator C-terminal domain-containing protein: MKWETLHHPDISLPVIRRKVGEELVTLLDQTAGMVLSAGACDFYGHCYPSRKAFHASVNRLRKKGLLIAPHTDGTLPELRLTDEAESLVPVYYWPDKLWSKPWNRWWYVLMFDVPERERLYRDQLREFLKRLRFGCLQQSVWVTPRDVRPEYDDLDHAANVDSIAHLFEARTVLGHGNQSVVREAWNFDRLKSFHTQYLAAADKNLSLLLAGNHGHADLIQLLRMDNLAYSQAMVTDPLLPDELLPSGYLGKEVWDRHQRIVSQITDQATN, from the coding sequence ATGAAATGGGAAACATTGCACCATCCAGACATTTCGCTTCCCGTCATCCGCCGCAAGGTGGGCGAGGAGCTTGTAACCCTGCTGGATCAAACCGCAGGCATGGTGTTGAGCGCAGGAGCCTGCGACTTCTATGGTCATTGCTATCCTTCACGGAAGGCTTTCCACGCGTCGGTTAACCGGTTGCGGAAGAAAGGACTGCTGATTGCGCCGCACACGGACGGGACGCTTCCTGAACTGAGACTGACGGATGAGGCCGAATCCTTGGTTCCCGTCTACTACTGGCCGGACAAGCTCTGGTCGAAACCGTGGAACCGATGGTGGTATGTGCTGATGTTCGACGTGCCGGAACGCGAAAGATTGTATCGAGACCAGTTGCGGGAATTCTTGAAGCGGCTCCGCTTCGGATGCCTTCAGCAAAGCGTTTGGGTGACGCCCCGGGATGTCCGCCCTGAATACGACGACCTAGACCACGCGGCGAATGTTGACAGCATTGCACATCTGTTCGAAGCGCGAACCGTGCTTGGACACGGCAACCAGTCGGTGGTTCGTGAAGCGTGGAACTTCGACAGGCTCAAAAGTTTCCACACGCAATACCTTGCCGCCGCCGACAAGAATCTATCGCTGTTGTTGGCAGGAAACCATGGCCATGCGGATTTGATTCAACTCCTGCGCATGGACAACCTCGCCTATTCGCAAGCCATGGTCACGGATCCCCTGCTTCCCGACGAGCTGCTCCCTTCGGGCTATCTCGGCAAAGAGGTTTGGGATCGTCATCAACGCATCGTCTCCCAAATCACCGACCAGGCGACCAATTGA
- a CDS encoding dienelactone hydrolase family protein: MGTQRFKVLGMVACLVPGLFAETLAPLNGTPAPQTHAELWAGFDPRAEPLDMEILKEWEEDGVVLRVVRFRVGIFKGEKAMLAGVYGFPKGGNNLPGLVQIHGGGQYADYRAPLANAKRGYATVSISWAGRINAPDHKVNPDVVKLFWENKTDHPNYRVTTDWGALDAYHAPTRSGLGSFGNTKPTEWTLDPVESPRNNQWFLCTLAARRALTFLEQQPEVDKTRMGVYGHSMGGKLTVLTAGADARVKAAAPSCGGISGRDGGAECDDAVSLKKINCPIMFLSPANDFHGRINDLQTAITEIQTDQWRATCAAHHNHQDTKDYEVASLLWFDEHLKGTFKWPETPATDLKLGGVPQFSVKPDPSKPVLEVDVFYTRQGQMDGEKDDRENTKARFWHHAKTEKKDGVWTAELPLSGADKPLWVYANVVYPLDDPVTGAGYYYGEYTTDRFNLSSRMEMGTPGELNAGGVKASLKPTLDIESFEGDWQKEWFTYRPEEWGRKTHKIYDPRWKAPEGAKLAFEVKADEANKMAVGIDSYAAEVALKGGGTWQQVVLSSSDFKDAGGESMAGYQAIRELRLGAKDSLKKTVDGQTKRATYGAAWKGKVPEFRNLRWIDP, translated from the coding sequence ATGGGAACGCAACGATTCAAGGTCTTGGGGATGGTCGCATGCCTGGTGCCGGGGCTCTTTGCTGAAACCTTGGCACCGTTGAACGGAACTCCGGCACCGCAGACGCATGCGGAGCTTTGGGCGGGATTTGACCCACGCGCCGAACCGCTGGATATGGAAATCCTGAAGGAATGGGAAGAGGACGGCGTGGTGCTGCGGGTCGTGCGCTTCCGCGTCGGGATCTTTAAGGGCGAGAAGGCCATGTTGGCCGGGGTGTACGGTTTCCCCAAAGGAGGGAATAACCTGCCCGGGTTGGTGCAGATTCATGGCGGCGGGCAGTATGCCGATTACCGGGCGCCGCTGGCCAACGCGAAGCGCGGATACGCCACGGTGTCGATTTCCTGGGCGGGAAGAATCAATGCGCCGGATCACAAGGTGAACCCCGACGTCGTTAAATTGTTTTGGGAAAACAAAACCGATCACCCGAACTATCGGGTGACGACCGACTGGGGCGCGCTGGATGCATACCATGCGCCGACCAGAAGTGGCCTTGGTTCGTTCGGCAACACAAAGCCGACGGAGTGGACGCTCGATCCGGTGGAATCGCCCCGCAACAACCAGTGGTTCTTGTGCACGCTCGCCGCACGCCGCGCATTGACCTTCCTGGAACAACAGCCCGAGGTGGATAAAACCCGGATGGGCGTATACGGCCATTCAATGGGCGGCAAGCTGACCGTGTTGACCGCCGGAGCCGATGCCAGGGTGAAGGCGGCGGCGCCGTCCTGCGGCGGCATCAGCGGCCGCGACGGCGGTGCGGAGTGCGACGATGCCGTTTCGCTGAAGAAGATCAACTGTCCGATCATGTTTCTGAGTCCGGCCAACGATTTCCATGGGCGGATCAATGATTTGCAGACGGCGATAACCGAAATCCAAACCGACCAATGGCGGGCCACCTGCGCCGCACACCACAACCATCAGGACACAAAGGATTACGAGGTGGCTTCGCTGTTGTGGTTCGATGAGCATCTGAAGGGTACGTTCAAATGGCCGGAAACCCCGGCAACGGATTTGAAGTTGGGCGGTGTTCCGCAGTTTTCCGTGAAACCCGACCCATCGAAACCCGTACTGGAGGTGGATGTGTTCTATACCCGGCAGGGGCAGATGGACGGGGAGAAGGACGACCGCGAAAATACGAAAGCCCGGTTTTGGCACCATGCGAAGACCGAGAAAAAGGACGGCGTCTGGACGGCGGAGCTTCCGCTATCCGGCGCCGACAAGCCGCTTTGGGTGTATGCCAATGTGGTTTATCCGCTGGACGATCCGGTGACCGGGGCGGGGTATTATTACGGCGAATATACTACGGATCGGTTTAACCTTTCTTCGAGAATGGAAATGGGTACGCCGGGCGAGTTGAACGCCGGCGGCGTCAAGGCATCGCTAAAGCCGACATTGGATATCGAGTCGTTCGAAGGGGATTGGCAAAAGGAATGGTTCACCTACCGGCCGGAGGAGTGGGGCCGTAAAACGCACAAGATCTACGATCCGCGATGGAAAGCGCCCGAAGGCGCAAAGCTCGCCTTTGAAGTCAAGGCCGACGAAGCGAACAAGATGGCCGTCGGCATTGATTCCTACGCAGCCGAAGTTGCGCTGAAGGGTGGGGGGACGTGGCAGCAGGTTGTTCTTTCATCCTCTGATTTTAAAGACGCAGGCGGCGAATCCATGGCGGGGTATCAGGCGATCCGAGAACTGCGGCTGGGTGCAAAGGATTCGCTGAAGAAAACGGTGGATGGTCAAACGAAGAGGGCAACATATGGTGCAGCATGGAAGGGCAAGGTGCCCGAGTTCCGCAACCTGCGCTGGATCGATCCATAA